GTGTGTTTTTCTATCCCTGTCTGCATTTTTTGGTTATGATATTCAAGTGTACATGAGTGTCTTGAGAGTCTAGTAACGAATAGTCAGACGAGTCCAGCTGTAAACTTCTAAGGTTTAACACTGACAATCAGGAGAGCTAATGTGTAAAGAAGATTCAAATTCTTGACTTGGTTCATCTCCAAAATAACATTCTTACAGCAGAAATCCTACACTGACCAGCATGCCAAAATAATCCAATTTGTCCTTGCTATGATCAGTAGCCATAGTGAAGTATAAACATCAATCCTCATGCACTGGTTGTCGCCACACAAGTATGGAATAAAGTTCTAAGTTGGGCAGCCTCAGTGATGGCAATTTAAACACCAAGTTCTCATCCACCATTACTTAATGCTTGGTAAGATACTCTAGGAAAATGCGGAACAAGCAATAAAATAGATCCCAATATTGCATTATCTTACTCTTGATTGAATATACTGAAGGGACAAACCATGATCACCAAGAAACTGACTTACAACTCTTTCACCCTTCTCATAAAGCAGGATGCCAACCACTGGCACAGAGCATTCAACAGTCCAAATTTAATGTTAGGGTCTTGTCGGGTGGGCTACAGTGATTGTTCTCTTGCGCTGCTGCCTGCCATCAGCATATTTTAATTTTGTCTCTTTCTTTGTACATAAAACTGATGTTTCCAATGTTAATGATCATGCATTTATCCTGCCAATATTTTTCAAGAACAAAATATAATTTCACACAAGAGTGGACACTTTAGCTCCTGTTGCACATTGCCCAGTGGATTCATATTCATCTAGAGGCTTGTACAAATAAGGATTAAGCGTGCGAATGTATTCATTTGTGCACATGCAGAATTTGCCATTCGGATGTGAAAGAAAAGTAGTGAAGCATACATTTTGGCCAGAGCAGTCAGAGATTCTTATATACTTCTAGTGCTATATGCATGCATATACATCGTCAGACTTGCAAATGTGAAGTCAAGTTCAGTGACCCATTCACTGATGCCGCCCACTGGAGCCTTTGCTCCTGTTTTAATTGCAATAGGGATAGTTGTCCAATAAATAATTTAATGCCAGATTTACCTTTAATGAAAATTTGAACATTGAATATTTTTGGCAGGTTCTCAATGAAGCTAATCTCACAAATGCTGTGCTTTCGCGGACTGTCCTTACACGCAGTGATCTCGGTGGAGCAACCATTGAAGGTGCTGACTTCAGCGATGCTGTTATTGACCTACCACAGAAACTGGTACATATTTGCTTTCCAGTATTTTTTGCATAATTCTGCCATGTAGGTTTATGACCTAAACAACATTTGTAAATTCATGATTCCGTGATAAGCAGTTTAGCACATCATTTTTTCCAGACGCATCTTTCCTTTCGTTCCTGCTTTCAAGTGTTACAGTCATTTATGCTCTACGAATTCTTGCTCTCCTAGGAGGGTTGTAACCACACTCTATCTGTTCAATGCAACGAAACGCAAAATctcttgcgttttctcgaaaaaaataATCTTACTATTGGATTGGTGTCTCTAGTTTGTAAGAGCTGGCCCATCAACTGTAAATAAAAGGTGTCTGTTGAATAAACTGAAATTTTTTCGTATGTCCACCGAGTAATAAACTCAGTTCTGAATGCACTAGACGAAAATGCTGTTCCGTATTTTAGAATCTCCACCAAACTATGATATACCAAAGCATCACCATACTCTGCTGATCTTCAGGGTCCATCTTGAATTCAATGTTTTCATGAGTTCTctttgtgtgtgtatatatatatatatagctatAATAGGCACACAAATAGACGATGCCAATTCTGATAATTCTCAACTGTAGGCTTTGTGCAAATATGCAAGCGGGACCAATCCTATAACTGGAGTCAGCACCCGGAAGAGCCTTGGGTGTGGTAACAGTCGCCGGAATGCATATGGGAGCCCTTCATCCCCTCTTTTAAGTGCCCCGCCGCCTAAACTTCTGGACCGTGATGGTTTTTGTGATGAAGCTAGTGGTTTGTGTGATGCGAAGTGAACGAGGATTGATCCAGTATACAGTAAAATTTGAGCACCTAATGCTGTAGATATATGGAAAATTTGAAGATTGGGTAAAAGATAAAGCAGAATGAATCAGAAATTCAGAGAATCCAGCCGTTCCATCTTCTTTTCTCCATGTTGCGACATTATTGCAACGGAATCATTTAAactagggaatcttctggaaagaGGTATGCTGGGGAACGTAGAAGTATTGACATTGAATAAATATTAGATGCCTTTGTGTAAACATTGTACATGTATCATGGCATATTATATGCACCTGTTACTGTAAAAAAGAAGTGCCCATTGCTTCATTGAAGTGCATCCTAGCTATCTGACAAGTGTAATGTTTTTCCTGGTCAATAAATAAACTTTCCATTCCATTTCAATGAATTGAGAGATACATGATACATGCATAGAGTTGATAAAACATTGTTGGTGCATCGGCAGTGACCTTAGCTGCCGTTTTTGTGTGATGGACTGCACAAAATAGACGCCCATCAACAGCTTGACTATTTTCACAAAATGGTCAAGTCAGTCACTGTAGCCCCTTGGCCTCAGCTTTTGGCTACCTTATTAGCATCAGGTCCAGAGACCTGATACCAAATAAtagatactactactactacataaCCACTTCGGTTACATATTtattatgtatatatatgtgtgtgtgtgcgcgcataTATATACCATGATAAATCATGGCATACATGGCCGGCTATATTTGTACACTAGATCAGATCTGGATTTTATAAATTGTGTAGGGTGTCCAATGGAGTTGTGCTTGCTTGTGCAAGCTATTTCCACAGATGAGCCGAGCCTCCGTCAGCAGACGTCGAAGCGTAGTCCAAGGCCTGTTCATGCCTGTTCTCAGCCTGAAACACCTGCACAGCCGGATTGGGGTGAGTGGCCTGCTCCTTGGGATTGGTACCGTCATGGCTGAACAGCTGAGACGCGACGAACTTGTCGAGGAGCCTCCAGTCTGTGGCCGATGAGTCaccggcgtaaagcgcatgatcCATCTGCGGTTGATGTGCGGCGAACCTGGAGGCTCCGTCGTGCGCAAGGGGGTGGTTGCTGGTGGACAACGgtaggctgctgctgctgctgctgccgtggCCAATGTTGGCTGTAGGCTTGGGGCTCTCCAGATGAGGAAGCTGTTGCATGAAGGCCTCCTGCGGCAGGAGGTGATGGTACTCCAGCTCCGGCTTGCAGTGGTAcagatgctgctgctgctgcggctgGCTGTGGTACGCCGCCAAGTTCtgggggtggtggtgctggtACCCGAGCTGCCTCGGCGAGTCGAGGTCCGGCATGAACGCACCACCAGTCCCATGGTCGTCGAACCAGCAAGGCGAGCTCATATCTGCCATCCTCCGCACAGTCGCGACTCGCTTCTTGAACACCCGGCAGACCACCCATCCTTCCTCCTGAAGGATCGATCAAACCAGCAATATCCATGGTTAGCAAGTGAGATACACGCAGGTAAGGTAAGGATGGAACGACGAACACTTAATTACGTACGGGCGTGGCTCCATTCTCGTTGGTCTCGAGGCGGTACTCGTGCATGATCCAGTCCGACTTCTGGCCGTTGGGCGCACGACCCTTGTAGAAGACGAGCGTCTTCCTCATCCCGACGAGGCAGTGGTTGGTGTAGATGGGCTTGTCCCTCCCCGTCGCCTTCCAGAACCCGGCGCTCGTCGCCCTGTTGGTGCGGGTGCCCGTCGGGTACTTCTTGTCCTTGTGGCTGAAGAAGTACCAGTCGTTTTGCTCCTCCATACCGATcttgcacttttctgctttgacaAAATTACCATTAATTGGGATGAGTTCAGTTTGTGATCCATGTTTGCATGGGATGACAAAAATTTGCTGATTGTTACTCTCTCTGTATCAAAATAATTGTAGTTGAGGAGTAGTTCtctccaactacaattattttggTACGAAGGAAGTAGTTTGTCACCTTGGAGATCCCATGGCTCGATTTTGTACAAATCGACGTCCTTTATGACGTCAAGGTCAATCTTCTTTGATGCCACCTTCTTCCTCAGGTAATAATCGACGAGCTCCTCGTCAGTAGGATGGAACCGGAAACCCGGCGGAACATGGGAGAAAGTGTCCATTTTATTCCGCTATCAGCGTGACTGCATCACAAGGAAAACAAAACAGTAATAAGATTGAATTGCACATAAGCTCTTCCGAACAAATAATATACTAGTAGTATAAGAGTGTGCCTGTTACATACACTGCTTTCGTTCTCAAAAAGAAAACATACACTGCTTTCTCACAAAATTTTAAGCAGAAAGCTCAATTAGGGCACATTGTAAATATATCAAACAAAACAAAACGGGACGTTTAGGTTGTCCATGTATGTGAGCATCTGGATTGTATTGTGTTAAAAAAATGCTTCAGTTGTAGTTCCCCacccaaaacaaaataaaacaaatgttctTTTTAGTTAGCTTCTTATGTATATTCTCTTGTGAAAATGTTGCTTTGTACCCAAGCTTGGTAGATGGGCACACTACCTGTATATTACGTTTACAACTGGATGAGAAGCTTTTGTTCCATTTCAATGGGATTGATGATATTTCAGGAAAAAGCAAGCAATCATGACAGTAGATAAAAAGTGTCATACTTTCATCGCACATACGATAACCTGATTAATTCAATGTCTTGCTAGGTTACTTTTGTGTCAAGGAAGCTAAGATTTGTGAACACATGTATATGGACCTTTCAGCCCAAAGATATATTACATGAGTTAGCGTATGAACAAAATACGACGTTTCAAACAATATTTTTGTAGTATGACATGGGATTAATATGGGAACACATAAAAAAGGCTAAACAAGATATACAATGTCCATTTTGGCACTGAAAATTTATCAGAatttatgcatgcatgcacttaAACCTCCTCTTCCCATGAGAGGATTTTCTTTTATACGAAACTAACGCAGGTACTACATAAAATAACAAGTATTATCAGCGGACGATGAAACGAAAAGGGTACCACACCGAACCCAATTCATTTAGAGAGAAGCAAAAAtattaaagattttttttgtacAGGTGGATATATATACAGTTAACTGCAGGTTCGAAATGAGTGCATTTGTAGCTGAATCCATGTGGAGGGACTCATTAGGATCAACCGAATGTGTAGACTTCATATACGGCACTACCACAGGTCCGCAATGCTAACAAACACCAACAATGCACAAAAACAAATTTGGAAATCTTCAACTGCTGAAAACATGTGGAGGAGATAATCAACGCAAGGAGGatactgcatgcatgcatgtgaatGAAAAAACCTTACAAGTCGGTTCattgagagagaaagagagagatgggCCTTACATATTgcactagaggaagaacagaaGCCTGATCAGCGGCAGCGCACGTCCCAGCCTATCAGAGCGCGGTCTTTGCAGTTCCTTCGTGTAGTAAGTACTTCTCCTTGCGCCTATGAAAGAACAACCAACTTGATCAGTTGGCAACCTCTCTCACGTACCCTCGATGGCTCGATCggtccagagagagagagagagagagagcaggcgCTCTTTACCCAACGAGTGCCACAAGCGCCCCGAATTTATACACAGGCTGCACCGCCCTCGCGTGCACAGGGCGAGCAAGAGACGGCGGCTAAATaagaataatatatatatatatatagatagaggGTATATAGCTCCTCTTACCACACCAACTCGTAGCTCGTAGCTAGCTATAGGCAGCTTGGGCTTGATCACGCAGTTGATGCAGAGGAAGCTATATAGGCACGCCCCCGGCCTGGGTCGCTCCGTCGTCTCGCTTTcgccggggaggagggggagagggacacGCGCGGGCACGGATGGGACACCGACCGGCGGAAAGGGCGGATGGATTGCGGGCAAAGTCTGGCTGAAATCCGGGGAGCCCTGGATCTCCTGGTGCCCTTTCCCAATTGGCCACCCCGCGCCCTCGCCTTTCTCCACCGTaaccgccaccacctccacccGCCACCAACAGCGACCGCCCGCTACGGCCTACGGCGCCGTCCGTCCGATCGATCGCCCGGCCCGGCGCTGCTCGTGCTGGCGTGTATGCAGGCGTCTCTCTCAGTCAGTCTCAGATGTGGCCGGCCGGAGAGGATGGAGCAGAGATGGGAGGGGGTGGAGTGGAGTGAAATGTAACGGGGGCTACGGGGTTGCCTTGCCTCCCCCCATATATATGGTGCCGTTCTAGACGGCCGGCCCACTGCCAGCCACTCATGGGAGCTGGAGTCAACAACActacaactctctctctctctctctctcgctacaACTAATCTCTCTCTCCCCCGGAAATGGCACATGCACCAAATGGTAGACTAGCATGGGAGCAGTCCCAGGGTGGAGGTGTGGAGCTTATTTCAGATCACTCAAATCAAATTAACCTACAGATCGAAGTGGGGTCGACATGCACTATGAATATGCAGAATTAATTAATTACATTGGTTGGTCCCACAGTCGTTTCCATGTCGATGGTGACCCACTTCGGAACCGACCTAGGTAGTATAATTTGATGGCGACCCTCCTCCAAATGAAAATCCAGTGTCATCAAAGCCAAATATCCTACCCCCTCTCCACAGTCAAATCAAGTTAGGAGAGTAACTAGTGCATGCGAAAGCTGCATGCATGTGCTGATCAATCTCTCTCCACAGTTTAGCAGGCGTCACTAGTAGCAGTATAGATATATACACCAGACATACAGACTATTCCTAGGTACTGGAGTAGCACACAAAAATCAAGAAGCAACAAGAAGATTGCGTCCGACGCCGATGCCGGCCGGCAGGAACAGTCAGGCCATGGCGGCCGGTGGTCTGGCGTGGGCTAGACCTGATCATTAGCTACCTTTACCTCCTAGCTTCCCCAACACTGGACTAGTGTCTACTGGTGCTGGCTGGCTCCACATGCCACCGTAGTAAGTGTGCATTCCTTTTCCGGAAGGGCAAACAAGTTTCGGAAGATTCCAACCCTACCAATTTGATCCATAGTGTAGTATATATTCGTATGCATGCATACACCAGAGGCCAGTACTCATGTAGTCATGTGCTTAAGTTTGCCAAAATTGGAGTGCTTTACAAAGCGTAACTATGCACCCTTTCTTTTGAAACCCGCACAAGGGTAAAACAAGTTTTAAGCTTTAGTTTTAGAAACTTACGGTTTTGTCGGTCGCAACTTATAAAACTTATAATTTTGTTGGTCGCTTGTATCCAGTTTCAGAGTTGAAACTTAAAGCTTACGTACTATTTGGTTGGTCGCAGATTCTAGAACTATAGACCGCTCGTACCAAGTTTCAAAAATTAAAACTATAACAAAATATTAAAAACACATCAAAACGTATTCAAAATGGATCCCATTTAAAAGCACTTGTCACAGAAAACACAAATAAAAAAAACTTAATTTGGACTTTTGGTTTAAAAGgtatgaaaaacaaaaacaaaaaatgccAAAAGAAAAACGGTGTTGCGTCCTCCACACCTACGTGCTACAAAGCCTCTCCCACTATACACTTCCAATTAACTATAAATACCAGGTGTTGAAATTAGTGTCGATTATGTATATAGGGATACCACTAAACCTAGTGTATGAGTAAAGTTAGATGTTTAAGTTAGGCATGTGTGTAATTTGAATCGGTACTATGTCGAGTTAGTACATAGAAGGAGTGTCCGTAGTTATCCTCTTCAATGAACATGGTTTCTTCCGTCTATTTTCTGTAATGATCTAACCACAAAAACTTCTAACACAAGGGTATACTCCATGATTGGGCCCTTACAAGATTTGCATCATGCATGCATACATACCCTGTATTTTTTGAAGAATTTTATTTCATCATAAATTCGTGTACATAAACCGTCGGCAATGGTCCCGAGCAAGCTTGCTAACGTCCAAAATCAAGTGCTACTTATGTGGCCAGTTCGATATACTAAAACCCTAGCTGCTTGATGAATGTATTTGTTGGCGCGCGTGCGCGCTTAGTTGTGTGGTCCACAGGGCGACAATGCACGCGCTTTGTTCGCACGCAAATGTGAAAGCTAGGATCGAACAACATATGTGGATGGTTGTAAAGATGGAGTTTTGCACATGCGGCGCGCGTTCCGATCTCTTGAGAACATTGACGTAAGCCGGCGGCCTCTCATATGTCTCACGTGCGCATGCAGCTGAGCTACTCTTAGCTCTCTAGAGCAGGCCACCAGATCAATCCTAATGCTTGGATAAGCAGCAAGCTCGATCGCCGGTGAGAATGCATCAATAGAAACGGTGTACTCAAATATATCCCTTTGTTCCATAATATAAGGCACACAAGTTGGTCAAAATTTTAATACATTGACCACTAATATATTTTTATGAACGAGAATGCTAAATTCGAGTCGACTAAAATATCACAACAGATCCGGACGATCTTCTCCCGTTGATAAACCGCTCGATCCTCTTTCTTTTCAGTCTCATGcgtgaaaagaaaagaaatgggGTGTTACAAGTAAAGAAATGGGGTGTTACAAGTAATCGAACACGCGACCTATTGTTTGAGTATACGACGCGCCACCAGCTGAGCTAACTTTCCGATCTAGTTTTTTTTACACAAAATACCTGAGGgggtgtttgtttacagggaaTTTTTGGTGTagagactaaaaaaagtcccttttagtctcaTCTAAACCAAAcaagagggacttttagggactaaaagtggGCATTTGAGACTAAAGAAAGAAGTCCCTATGAAAGGGTCTTTTTAGGACttttttggaactttttccaacagtgcccctacttttagcatgtcatttaataacctttGGTAccttactaggggtaacatggtcttttaacatgtcatttaataacctctagcCTATGTTTAGTCATTGGaaccaaacaggtagggactagagactctttagttgggactaaaaaaaagtcctaggactttttaaccAAACAGGGCCTGATTTTATATCTTACTAAATGATTGAAAAAGGAAAACAACCGTGCCTATCTTGAGCAGTGGACAAAACCATTTGATCCGAGTTTTATAAATGACTGATGCATCATGCTATACTTTTCATTTTTCACAATGACGAACATTTTCTAGAGAAATAAATGTCCCGCTCACAAAATTCGAACAATGATCTTTTTCTCATGTGTCACAAAAAAAAGAGTTTGTTTTGAAACATCCCAAATAAATTCTCTGTAATGAGCGAGATAATTTACGCATTACTAGCTTACGTACAAACATCTTGATAGCTTTTGTTACTGGGAAAAACTGCTGCAAATATTCTCGGTAACTTCTGTGTAAATACATGGTAATACACGCACATCATGGCTGATAATTCACGCGTAAACATCATGATAACTTTTGATCCCAAAAAAGTTGTTGACAAACATACACCGGTAACTTATATGAAAAATTAACATGGTAATATACACACAATAGAGCTGATAATTTACTTAGCCGAAGTGTGATAATTTTTTGATCAGGGGAAAAAGTTGTTGAACCACCCTTCCTGGTAACTCGTGTCCACTAGCATGGTAATCTACGCACATCAACGTTGATAACTTACTTAGCTGAGACACGATAACTATTTTTGACTTGCggagccgaggaggaggagggggttgtTGAAACTTACATGATAAATTATGTATAAAAAGCATGGTAACATGCGCACAACCAAACTGATAACTCACCCACAAACAACATGGTAACTTTGATCCGGGGTGGTTGGTTTGAAAACATACTCCCGATAACTTTTGTGTTAATAGCAAGGTGCTACACGCATAGTATACACATAATAGAGCTGATAATTTACTTAGCCAAAATGTGGTAATTTTTTTACTAGGGGAAAAAGTTGTTGAACCTCCCTTCCCCTGGTAACTCATGTCTACTAGCATGGTAATCTACACACATCAGCGTTGATAACTTACTTAGCCGAGACATGGTAACTATTTTTAACTTGCGGAGGGGGGGTGTCAAAAAATTACATGGTAAATTATGTATAAAAAGGATGGTAACATGCGCACAACCAAACTGATAACTCAATCACAAACATGTTAACTTTGATCCGGGGTGGGTTGTTTGAAAACATACCCCCGATAACTTCCGTGTTAGTAACAAGGTGATATACGCACAATATACATTATAACTGCCCCATGCTTTAACCTTCTCGTACTATAGTTACCAACCTTATCATGGTATAGTTATCATGTTGCTCGTACCATATTTATCACGCTTGTCATGCAAAGTTACCAAACGAATCTTTATTATTTTCCTGATATGACAGGAATAAGAAAGGTTCAAATAATGTTGCTTATATACAATAGACAACAACGAAAGGTGGGTTAGTTGGTTATTAGGCTCAATAGCATGAGATGATAGAGATCAGGTAGGAGCGAGTCGTGCGGATGTGTCGCTAAAATCAGGATGTTCGAAAGTTAGCACTGTCCTTTGACGAATAATGATTTAGCAAGTAATAATAGTATTCTGGGGTTTTATCCTCGAAAGAAAACGTCTGAATAGTACTACACTACTTGCCTTCAATAT
This genomic stretch from Hordeum vulgare subsp. vulgare chromosome 6H, MorexV3_pseudomolecules_assembly, whole genome shotgun sequence harbors:
- the LOC123402255 gene encoding NAC domain-containing protein 7-like, with translation MDTFSHVPPGFRFHPTDEELVDYYLRKKVASKKIDLDVIKDVDLYKIEPWDLQEKCKIGMEEQNDWYFFSHKDKKYPTGTRTNRATSAGFWKATGRDKPIYTNHCLVGMRKTLVFYKGRAPNGQKSDWIMHEYRLETNENGATPEEGWVVCRVFKKRVATVRRMADMSSPCWFDDHGTGGAFMPDLDSPRQLGYQHHHPQNLAAYHSQPQQQQHLYHCKPELEYHHLLPQEAFMQQLPHLESPKPTANIGHGSSSSSSLPLSTSNHPLAHDGASRFAAHQPQMDHALYAGDSSATDWRLLDKFVASQLFSHDGTNPKEQATHPNPAVQVFQAENRHEQALDYASTSADGGSAHLWK